The sequence ATACAAATAAACTTTTCCATAAAATATAAACCAAATATCCATATCTAAAGTTTATTGTTTTATAAAATACAACCTATGTTTTATATCATTTATTATTCGCGCTATTAACTTATATAATTAATAACTTAACCTCCCACTATTATTAATTTTGAGACATTGTTTCCATTTCGGTACAACACCATTGCCTACTTATATTATTACTTTGACATTCATCTACAACCTAGGCCTTTATCGCTATTTTTCTCTTGTTCATACCCGTTAAACCTTTTCATTGACTCGTTGGATATAAAACAGGTTACTCAGCCATTAAATTCACTGAGCTTATGAAAACTAGTCGATAATAACCAATCCTAATGGGTAATGGCATTTATCATGCTGATTTTTAAGAAAGTTTATTTAATTAAATATTGGGTCTAAAGATGAATTTTTATTATTTGACAATTTGTCAGCACCTGTCAATATTGTGACAGCCGCGACGTATTTTCTCGTCACTGAATAAACACCTTTTATAGCGATTATGATTTTATCAGACAGAAGTGAATTTATTAGTTGTATATCTGTGGATGCTGATATGCAGTTTATTGCGAAATACCAAGACTTAACACTTACAAGTGTCTACCAACCTATATTTGACTCTACGATGGTTCAGATAGGTGTAGAGGCTTTGGTTCGAATTTCAAACACTAACGGGGATACTGTTCGCCCTGATCACTTCTTCCACTCCGACGAAACCTCATACACCGATAAAATCAACGTAGAAAGGTTGAGTCGCGCTATCCATGTCCGCAACTTTGCACAATCAACAGTCCGTCACTTAAATCTGTTTTTAAACGTTCTTCCAAACGTTGGTGAGTTGTTTGCTTCAGAAAAAGTAAAAGACACTCTGTTAGCTAAACGTCTTCAAGAGCTTAACTTATCGTGCGAACAAATCGTCATGGAGTTGGTCGAGCTTAATGTAGAGAGTGAAGAACGTTTAAAAAACGCGGCCCACTCACTTGCGGATAATGGTTTTCAAATCGCTGTTGATGACTTTGGAGCACAAGCGTCAACAGAGCAACGTGTTCGCTATATCACCCCTCATATCATCAAAATCGATCGCTCTGTGATGTTGGATTTTGAAAACGGTGACACAGGGAAAATGGAATTGGTGCTTAGCCTTGCTAATCAAATTGGTGCTAAGACCGTAATCGAAGGTATCGAAACCGAACAACAGCTCGCAGCAATGCAAAACTTAGGCTTCGATATGTATCAAGGCTATCACTTAGCGATGCCAAAGCCAATTGCACTGGATATCCGCCGAGTAATCTAGAACCCCACCCTATTATCCCTGAGTTCGATTTGCCATTGATTGGCGGCTTTTTAAATACTTATCTATTCGTATCCGCTGCCACTCCTATGTGTTAGCAAATCACGTCCATAAAAAAGCCCAGTCAAAATTGACTGGGCTGGCTTAAAAGAATCTGTTTTATATCAATCCCTAATAACCCGCAGTGGACGGTTTGATTCTATATAGAATAGCGAACATCACTGGCACTACAATTAGCGTCAGTACTGTAGCAAAGCCTAAGCCTGCCATGATGGTAATCGCCATCGAGCCGAAAAATGCATCGAATACCAAGGGAATCATGCCCAAGATAGTCGTCAGTGCTGCCATAGAGACCGGTCGTACACGACTTATCGCGCTGTCGACAACCGCTAGGTATGGGTCTTTACCTGTTAAGAGTTCAGTGTTGATCTGGTCAAGCAGAACGATACCATTTTTCAAAATCATGCCACTTAGGCTCAATAGGCCTAAAAATGCTGTGAAACTGAATGGCATATTGGTACCTAGCAGACCAATTGAAACACCAATAATAGAAAGTGGTACCGTAAACCAAATTACAAGTGGCTTACGAACCGAGTTAAACAGAAGCATGGTGATGATAAACATCAGCAAGTAACCCATTGGCAGTGAACCAAATAGGGATTCTTGCGCATCTTTAGAGCTTTCGTACTCACCACCCCAGTTAATGTTGTAACCGGCAGGTATATCTAGCGCTTCTACCTTTGGTTTAACACGTGCAAATAAGCTAGCTGGCGTTTCATCACCCAATACGTCGTGGTCAGCCAATACGGTTAACGTACGTTTTCTATCGCGACGTTGAATCAGTGGTTCAGACCATTGCAGCTCTACGCCATCAATCACTTGCTCTACAGGAATGTAGGTTTGCAGTGATGGACTCCAGATTTTCACGTTGTTTAGTGATTCAAAATCAAAACGCTCTTCTTCAGGCAGGCGTGCCACGATAGGTAACATATGGGTACCATCACGCAGTAAGCCGATGTTGTAGCCGCCAAACGCCATTTGTAACGTCTCAGACAAATCCGTCTTTGAAATGCCAAGACGACGAGCCTTTGATTCATTGAACAGTGGCACTAGCTCTTTAGTGCGTTCACGCCAGTCGTGACGCACATTTCGAGAGCCAGGATCCGCCAACAAAATGTCTTCTACCTGAACAGCGATGCTGCGAAGTATTTGCGGATCTGCACCACTAATACGCGCTTCGATTTTTGAAGCTGGCGACGGGCCAAACTCAATCAGTTTAAATTGGAACGTGGGTTGTTCAAATTTATTGGCCAAGTCCTTGTCTAGCCCATCTAAGACTTTAAACATGGTGTCTCGGTCAGTCGTTCGTACCTGCAGTTGGCTGTACGCTTCGTAACTTTTCTCTGGTTGATATGTCAACGCAAAACGTTGCATACCCTGCCCAACCGTTGTTGTCACAAACTCCACGTCACCTTGTTGACGAATGTAGCTTTCAACTTTTTCTGTCTGCTTGATCGTTTCACGAACATCGGTGCCTTCTGGCATCCACATATCTACGTAAAACATTGGCGTGTTTGATGGTGGGAAAAACTGTTGCTTCACCATGCCAAAGCCAACAACGGAAACCGCTAATAGCGCGACCATGCTAGCTACTGTAAGCCATCTAAATCGGAGAGCGACTTTCAGACACGCACCAAATACAACAAACAGAATACCTTTGTATGGATCTTCGTTTTCATCGACCTTGTCTTCTTCTTTAAGCAACATCTCAGCAAGGAATGGTGTCAGCGTTAGCGCCGTTACCCAACTCAAAAACAGAGAGAAACACAGTACCCAGAACAACGAGCCCATGAACTCACCTGTCGCATCTTTCGACAAACCGATAGGCGCAAAGGCCGTGATAGCAATAACGGTCGCACCCAATAGTGGCCATTGTGTTTGCTTCACAATGTCTTTCGCCGCTTGAAGTTTGGTCTTACCTTTCTTCAAGCCAACCAGAATACCCTCAACGACAACAATTGCGTTATCCACCAGCATACCAAGCGCGATGATCAGAGCACCCAGTGAGATACGGTGCAATTCAACTTCGTTGTAGTCCATCAAGATGAAGGTACCAAACACCGTAAGTAGAAGAACCAAACCTATTATTAAGCCACTGCGTAAGCCCATTGCGAACAGCAGTACAATGATAACGATGGCTACCGCTTCAACTAGGCTAATCAAGAAATCAGCAACGGACTTGTCCACTTCTTGCGCTTGGTTGTAGAAGTAATTCAATTCTACACCTGCTGGTTTAATGCTTTCTAAACGATCCAGTTCGGCATCTAACGCGTTACCAATTTCGACTACGTTTACGCCTGAAGAGAACGCAATGCCTAGGTTGATCGCTGGTTTGCCGTTGTAAGTTAGTACATTGCCCGGTTTCTCTTGGATACCGCGAGTGACCTCTGCGACATCTTTCAAACGAATCAGGTTGCCCGTATCGCGACCATGAATGATCAAGTTTTCTAGCTCTTCAACCGTGCTCAAAGTGCCGTTAGGTTTGATTGTTAGGCTTTGGCCATTCAACATTACCTCACCGGCTGACACCACACTGTTTTGCTGTGCGAGCAGAGACGTAACCGTCGACATGTCTAGGTTTAACGCCGCTAAACGCTCCAGTGACATCTCAACGAATAATTGCTCTTGTTGGTCGCCTGCAATGCTTACTTTGCCAACACCGTCAACCAGTTCGATTTCACGCGTTAGGTAATCTGCGTACTGCTTTAGCTCGACATAATCGTAGCCATCACCCGTCAGCATGATCATCACACCAAATACGTCACCAAAATCATCAATGATCTGAACGGAATTCACACCACTTGGCAACGTTGGCTGTAGATCGTTAATCTTACGGCGCATTTCATCCCAGATTTGTGGTAGCTCGTCTGGACCGTAGTCCATCTTCATGCTAACCATAATTTGAGACATGCCATTCGACGAAGTTGAGGTGATCTTGTCGATATAAGGCAGCTGTCTTATCTCTTTTTCAAGCGGGTACGTTAGCTCTTCTTCAACTTCCATTGACGTAGCGCCAGGGTAAGTTGAAATAATCATTGCATCTTTAATGGTAAAAGCTGGGTCTTCCAAACGGGATAGATTACCAAAAGACGTAACACCACCAGTGGCCAATATGACGAGAAACAGCCAGCTGATTACTTTGTTTTTTATTGAATATTCTGCGATGTTCATTCTGCTTTTCCTGACAATCTGATTCCGTCACGGAGTTTTCTTAGATTCGAGTTTACGAGTCGATCACCTTGCTCAACACCGTGAGCGATTAATGCGCCTTGGCCACTGATCTTGTCGACTTCTACTTCGCTTTTGAATGCTTGTCCGTCTTCCATTTTCCAAACATAAAACTGATTCGCTTCAGAACCCGCTTCTAAAGTTGTCATTGGTAATTGGTAGCCTTGAACATCGCTCAAGCCGGCTTTCGCCATATCCACGTTCACCGTAACGCCGGTGCCCGGCAGGATTTCGTTTTTAGGTTGTTGCATCTGCATCCAAAATTCGTAAGTACGCGATTGCGGGTGCAATTCACTGGTGTGCTCCAAATACGTCAGTGGATATTGCCCTGTGTGACCGCCAAAGGTCGCCTCAGGACGATAGCTATTTGAACGCATGTCTGGACTGATCGATGCCAAGATTGAATCTGATACTTGAATTCGTACATACACCTTATCGTTCTGGTACACGCTCAATAGTGTTTCACCCGGTGTCGTGTTTTCGAAACGTTGCTTGTCCACGGTAGAAACGGTCCCGGAAAATGGCGCTAAAAGCTCTGTGTAACTTAGCTTGCGTTCTGCAGCTGCCAAATTCGCCGATGCCAGCTTATAGTTAGCCGTTAGTTGGTCTAACTCTGACTGCGACAACATCTTGCTACCAAACATCTCCGTACCACGGGCCAACTGCTTGCTCGCCAGTTTGAATTGAGAGTTAGCATCAGTCAGATCTTGGAGATACGTTGCGTTGTCTAAGGTTGCAAGTAGCTGGCCTTTTTCGACGTTGTCACCGGCTTCTACCAAGACTTGTTGGATTTCGCCTGCGAGCTTAAATGCCAATGGGGTCAATTCAGCGGCATTACCTGACCGTTAAAACTTCTGAATTGATCAGTCAGCGGCGCGCCAACTTCAAAGGTAGAAACTAGCAGAGGGGGTTGTTCACGGTGTACGGCTTCACTGTTACAGGCTTGAAGCAATATAGCCGACGCGACAACAATTGATAATTTGGAAAGGTTCATTAAATACCGCCCTCACGTAACCAAGCTTTTACTTGCTGTCCATCGGATAACACATCCACACCCGCTTCAACGATAAGGTCGCCAGACGACAATCCATCAATAACCTTGCCTTGCTCATCAAGAAGGACTTGTACTTTAGAAATCAATTGAGAATCAGGGTTATAGCGCCATAGCTCACCATGGTCAGCTTCTTTGGTTAACCAAGCTGAATCAACAATGCCAATACCGTAGTCAGATTTATGCTTCTGAACTTCAACTTGCGCTGTCATCCCAGAAAGTAAATTGATGCCTTCCGGCTTTTCGATAGATACAACCGCTTGGTAGCTGTTGGTGTCTTCATCTGGTTGTGTAGAGATTTCTTTAAAGCGAGTCGGGATACGAATGCCGCGGTGACTGTCCATCACAACCCACATGTTTGAGCTCGTTAGATCTTGAATAGAACGGTCTTCAAGCTTTGATACAGGGATAGAGAAAGTCACATCCATTTCACTGTGATTCAAAATATTCAGTACTGGCTGCTTTTCTGCGATCAATTGATACTGTTTTCCAAA comes from Vibrio syngnathi and encodes:
- a CDS encoding EAL domain-containing protein; the encoded protein is MQFIAKYQDLTLTSVYQPIFDSTMVQIGVEALVRISNTNGDTVRPDHFFHSDETSYTDKINVERLSRAIHVRNFAQSTVRHLNLFLNVLPNVGELFASEKVKDTLLAKRLQELNLSCEQIVMELVELNVESEERLKNAAHSLADNGFQIAVDDFGAQASTEQRVRYITPHIIKIDRSVMLDFENGDTGKMELVLSLANQIGAKTVIEGIETEQQLAAMQNLGFDMYQGYHLAMPKPIALDIRRVI
- a CDS encoding efflux RND transporter permease subunit, which translates into the protein MNIAEYSIKNKVISWLFLVILATGGVTSFGNLSRLEDPAFTIKDAMIISTYPGATSMEVEEELTYPLEKEIRQLPYIDKITSTSSNGMSQIMVSMKMDYGPDELPQIWDEMRRKINDLQPTLPSGVNSVQIIDDFGDVFGVMIMLTGDGYDYVELKQYADYLTREIELVDGVGKVSIAGDQQEQLFVEMSLERLAALNLDMSTVTSLLAQQNSVVSAGEVMLNGQSLTIKPNGTLSTVEELENLIIHGRDTGNLIRLKDVAEVTRGIQEKPGNVLTYNGKPAINLGIAFSSGVNVVEIGNALDAELDRLESIKPAGVELNYFYNQAQEVDKSVADFLISLVEAVAIVIIVLLFAMGLRSGLIIGLVLLLTVFGTFILMDYNEVELHRISLGALIIALGMLVDNAIVVVEGILVGLKKGKTKLQAAKDIVKQTQWPLLGATVIAITAFAPIGLSKDATGEFMGSLFWVLCFSLFLSWVTALTLTPFLAEMLLKEEDKVDENEDPYKGILFVVFGACLKVALRFRWLTVASMVALLAVSVVGFGMVKQQFFPPSNTPMFYVDMWMPEGTDVRETIKQTEKVESYIRQQGDVEFVTTTVGQGMQRFALTYQPEKSYEAYSQLQVRTTDRDTMFKVLDGLDKDLANKFEQPTFQFKLIEFGPSPASKIEARISGADPQILRSIAVQVEDILLADPGSRNVRHDWRERTKELVPLFNESKARRLGISKTDLSETLQMAFGGYNIGLLRDGTHMLPIVARLPEEERFDFESLNNVKIWSPSLQTYIPVEQVIDGVELQWSEPLIQRRDRKRTLTVLADHDVLGDETPASLFARVKPKVEALDIPAGYNINWGGEYESSKDAQESLFGSLPMGYLLMFIITMLLFNSVRKPLVIWFTVPLSIIGVSIGLLGTNMPFSFTAFLGLLSLSGMILKNGIVLLDQINTELLTGKDPYLAVVDSAISRVRPVSMAALTTILGMIPLVFDAFFGSMAITIMAGLGFATVLTLIVVPVMFAILYRIKPSTAGY
- a CDS encoding efflux RND transporter periplasmic adaptor subunit — encoded protein: MQSNLSIKAIPIKHMGAVIAALLLAGSLTGCNKVQSEENEQVIKPVKLFEIPLQTDIELDSFIAKVDATDRAALSFQVGGDIETFDVRMGQEVKKGQVLAVLDATDYRIAVDAAQAKFDLANSQYKQASELYAKKLVSTDYYDQAVNTFTAAEVELEQAKTNLGYTTLVAPFDGVVSMVFGKQYQLIAEKQPVLNILNHSEMDVTFSIPVSKLEDRSIQDLTSSNMWVVMDSHRGIRIPTRFKEISTQPDEDTNSYQAVVSIEKPEGINLLSGMTAQVEVQKHKSDYGIGIVDSAWLTKEADHGELWRYNPDSQLISKVQVLLDEQGKVIDGLSSGDLIVEAGVDVLSDGQQVKAWLREGGI